The following proteins are co-located in the Solanum pennellii chromosome 1, SPENNV200 genome:
- the LOC114075550 gene encoding uncharacterized protein LOC114075550 codes for MGSQLSHIRQRKELDKGKVRFVRCLHDCFQMFSQASGLVANAGTSSIHFGGVKMTIQEHILQELKFVKGELPFRYLGVPSSTKRVSIVQCKPLIDKILGRITSWTTRFLSYADRAQLVNNVLFAIQIFWAQVFALPKNIIQEIESIWKRFLLSENVDLLKIALIAWEKLCKPK; via the exons ATGGGAAGTCAACTAAGCCATATAAGGCAAAGAAAGGAGTTAGACAAG GGGAAAGTTAGATTTGTTAGGTGTCTGCATGACTGTTTTCAAATGTTCTCTCAGGCTTCTGGATTGGTGGCAAATGCTGGTACGAGTAGTATACATTTTGGAGGGGTGAAGATGACTATTCAAGAACATATATTACAAGAGCTGAAATTTGTCAAAGGGGAGCTACCTTTTAGGTATCTTGGAGTGCCCTCTAGTACTAAACGAGTTTCCATAGTGCAATGCAAACCACTCATTGATAAAATACTTGGGAGGATTACAAGCTGGACAACAAGATTCCTATCATATGCTGACAGAGCACAACTAGTAAACAATGTTTTGTTTGCTATTCAAATATTTTGGGCTCAAGTGTTTGCATTGCCAAAGAACATTATACAAGAAATCGAGTCTATATGGAAGAGGTTTCTATTGTCAGAAAATgttgatttattaaaaatagcACTAATCGCTTGGGAGAAATTATGCAAGCCCAAATAA